The following are from one region of the Microbacterium sp. cx-55 genome:
- a CDS encoding error-prone DNA polymerase — protein MGWQNPPISWSELERALSDTRRPRGAPAGADGGDSPAWSHKRGAYVPPPIERPEQVVPYAELHAHSSYSFLDGASSPEELVEQAEKLGLHALAVTDHDGFYGIVRFAEAAEERRVQTVFGAELSLELPAPQKGQPDPIGRHLVVLARQQEGYHRLAGALTHAQLRGAEKGRPVYDLAELAEQAGGPRDPHWAVLTGCRKGGVRQALAAGGPAAAAHELDLLVDLFGADAVHVELIDHGDPRDTETNDILAGLAAKRGLPLLATGNVHYAVPERRLLAAAIAAVRANRSMDELDGWMPAHGGAFLRSGAEMAARFARYPGAVARTVTLADELAFPLRKATPALPKLPVPEGHTPMTWLRKLVWDAVPATYPDLTTSQRERISRELDVIEMKDFPGYFLIVYGIVQEAKTRGILCQGRGSAANSAICYLLGITAVDAIYYNLPFERFLSSLREEEPDIDVDFDSDRREEIIQWVYTTYGRDRAAQVANVIQYRPKNAIRDMARALGYSPGQQDAWSKQVERWGASLDSAPDHDIPDQVIAYATELLKAPRHLGIHSGGMVLTERPVGEVAPIEHARMPGRTVIQWDKDDAAWMGLVKFDLLGLGMLSALQYCFDLIRDTTGEEWELRSLPKDEAAVYDMLCRADSIGVFQVESRAQMGLLPRLQPRRFYDLVIEIALIRPGPIQGGAVHPFVRRKLGLEKTTYPHPDLKPVLERTHGIPIFQEQLMQMAMVVGDLSGEDADLMRRAMGSKRGQERIESLRDKLYAGMSRHGIVGEDADAIYRKIQAFANFGFAESHSLSFGLLVYASSWIKLHYPGAFLAGLLRAQPMGFYSPATLVADARRHGVEVRRPDLQLSGAEATLETIGDSAAATGLDSCRGEQPPVRDFDPAAPDESAAHRRDGGFAVRLGLAAVKGIGAAVAARIVAERQREGAYRDMHDVVRRADLTVAQLEALATAGAFGCFGHTRREAIWLAGSAAQDRVVYLPGSFISVQPPLFPDPSSYELLASDLWATGISTDDHPMAHFRPALDARGVLTSRGLRTHETGRRVEVAGLVTHRQRPATASGITFINLEDEHGLVNVICSVGVWNRHRRLVRDAPALIVRGMLERSVEGVTNLVADGFEDLRVGVQHQSRDFR, from the coding sequence GTGGGATGGCAGAACCCCCCGATCTCGTGGTCCGAACTCGAGCGCGCCCTGAGCGACACCCGTCGGCCTCGCGGAGCTCCCGCGGGGGCGGATGGCGGCGACAGCCCGGCCTGGTCCCACAAACGAGGGGCCTATGTGCCGCCGCCGATCGAGCGCCCCGAACAGGTGGTTCCGTACGCCGAACTGCACGCGCATTCGTCGTACTCGTTCCTCGACGGGGCGTCCTCTCCCGAAGAGCTCGTGGAACAGGCCGAGAAACTGGGCCTGCACGCGCTCGCAGTCACAGACCACGACGGGTTCTACGGCATCGTCCGGTTCGCAGAAGCGGCCGAGGAACGGCGCGTGCAGACCGTGTTCGGCGCCGAGCTCTCGCTCGAACTCCCCGCGCCGCAGAAGGGGCAGCCCGACCCGATCGGGCGTCACCTGGTCGTGCTCGCACGGCAGCAGGAGGGCTATCACCGCCTGGCCGGCGCGTTGACGCACGCACAGCTGCGCGGGGCGGAGAAGGGGCGTCCGGTCTACGACCTTGCTGAGCTCGCCGAGCAGGCCGGGGGCCCTCGCGACCCGCACTGGGCGGTGCTCACCGGATGTCGTAAGGGCGGAGTCCGTCAGGCGCTCGCCGCCGGCGGACCCGCGGCGGCGGCACACGAACTCGATCTGCTCGTCGACCTGTTCGGGGCGGATGCGGTGCATGTCGAACTCATCGACCACGGCGATCCGCGCGACACCGAGACGAACGACATCCTCGCGGGCCTTGCCGCGAAGCGCGGACTGCCGCTACTCGCGACCGGCAACGTGCACTACGCCGTGCCCGAACGGAGGCTGCTGGCCGCCGCCATCGCGGCGGTGCGGGCCAACCGCAGCATGGACGAGCTCGACGGGTGGATGCCCGCGCACGGCGGCGCGTTCCTCCGTTCGGGCGCCGAGATGGCGGCCCGGTTCGCGCGCTACCCGGGTGCTGTGGCGCGCACGGTGACCCTCGCCGACGAGCTCGCCTTTCCGCTCCGCAAGGCGACGCCCGCGCTGCCGAAGCTGCCGGTTCCGGAGGGGCACACGCCGATGACCTGGCTGCGAAAACTGGTGTGGGATGCCGTGCCCGCCACCTATCCCGATCTCACGACGAGTCAGCGTGAGCGCATCTCCCGCGAGCTCGACGTGATCGAGATGAAGGACTTCCCCGGGTACTTCCTCATCGTCTACGGCATCGTCCAAGAGGCGAAGACCCGCGGCATCCTGTGCCAGGGGCGAGGATCCGCGGCCAACAGTGCCATCTGCTACCTGCTGGGCATCACGGCGGTCGACGCGATCTACTACAACCTGCCGTTCGAACGGTTCTTGTCGAGCCTGCGTGAAGAAGAGCCCGACATCGATGTCGACTTCGATTCCGACCGCCGCGAAGAGATCATCCAGTGGGTGTACACGACTTACGGGCGCGATCGGGCGGCGCAGGTCGCGAACGTCATCCAGTACCGGCCGAAGAACGCGATCCGCGACATGGCGCGTGCGCTCGGGTACTCGCCCGGGCAGCAGGACGCCTGGTCGAAGCAGGTCGAACGCTGGGGGGCATCGCTCGACAGCGCGCCCGACCATGACATCCCCGACCAGGTCATCGCGTACGCGACCGAGCTGTTGAAAGCGCCGCGGCATCTCGGCATCCACTCGGGGGGAATGGTGCTGACCGAGCGACCGGTCGGCGAGGTGGCCCCCATCGAGCACGCCCGCATGCCGGGGCGCACCGTCATCCAGTGGGACAAAGATGATGCCGCTTGGATGGGGCTCGTGAAGTTCGATCTGCTCGGACTCGGGATGCTGTCTGCCCTGCAGTACTGCTTCGACCTGATCCGTGACACCACCGGCGAGGAGTGGGAGCTCCGCTCGCTCCCGAAAGACGAAGCGGCCGTCTACGACATGCTCTGCCGGGCGGATTCGATCGGTGTCTTCCAGGTGGAGTCCCGGGCGCAGATGGGTCTGCTGCCCCGGCTGCAGCCGCGGCGGTTCTATGACCTCGTGATCGAGATCGCGCTCATCCGTCCCGGTCCGATTCAGGGGGGCGCGGTGCATCCGTTCGTGCGCCGCAAGCTGGGGCTCGAGAAGACGACGTATCCGCATCCGGATCTGAAGCCGGTGCTGGAGCGCACGCACGGCATCCCGATCTTCCAGGAGCAGTTGATGCAGATGGCGATGGTGGTCGGAGACCTCTCCGGCGAGGACGCCGACCTCATGCGCCGCGCGATGGGGTCCAAGCGGGGGCAGGAGCGTATCGAGTCCCTCCGCGACAAGCTGTACGCGGGGATGAGCCGGCACGGGATCGTCGGAGAAGACGCCGACGCGATCTACCGCAAGATCCAGGCGTTCGCGAACTTCGGGTTCGCGGAGTCCCATTCGCTCTCGTTTGGGCTGCTCGTCTACGCCAGCTCGTGGATCAAGCTGCATTACCCCGGTGCGTTCCTCGCCGGCCTTCTCCGGGCGCAGCCCATGGGCTTCTACTCGCCCGCGACCCTTGTGGCCGACGCGCGACGGCACGGCGTCGAGGTGCGCCGGCCCGACCTGCAGCTCTCCGGCGCAGAGGCGACCCTCGAGACGATCGGTGACTCCGCGGCAGCGACGGGGCTCGATTCGTGCCGGGGGGAGCAACCGCCGGTGCGGGACTTCGATCCGGCGGCGCCCGACGAGTCGGCGGCGCATCGCCGCGACGGCGGCTTCGCGGTGCGCCTCGGGCTCGCGGCGGTGAAGGGCATCGGGGCGGCGGTCGCGGCGCGCATCGTCGCGGAGCGGCAACGCGAGGGCGCCTACCGTGACATGCACGACGTCGTACGCCGTGCCGACCTGACCGTCGCCCAGCTCGAGGCGCTCGCGACGGCGGGAGCCTTCGGATGCTTCGGCCACACGCGGCGCGAAGCCATCTGGTTGGCGGGCTCGGCCGCGCAGGACCGCGTGGTGTATCTGCCCGGATCGTTCATCTCCGTGCAGCCGCCGCTGTTTCCCGACCCGTCCAGCTACGAGTTGCTCGCGTCCGACCTGTGGGCGACGGGAATCTCCACCGACGACCATCCGATGGCGCACTTCCGCCCCGCACTGGATGCCCGCGGGGTGCTCACCTCGCGGGGGCTGCGGACGCACGAGACGGGGCGTCGGGTGGAGGTCGCGGGTCTCGTCACGCACCGGCAGCGGCCGGCGACCGCATCCGGGATCACGTTCATCAACCTGGAAGACGAGCACGGCCTCGTGAACGTCATCTGCTCGGTCGGGGTGTGGAACCGGCACCGGCGACTCGTGCGGGATGCCCCGGCGTTGATCGTGCGAGGGATGCTGGAGCGATCCGTCGAGGGGGTGACGAACCTCGTCGCCGACGGGTTCGAAGACCTGCGGGTGGGGGTGCAGCACCAGTCCCGCGATTTCCGATGA
- a CDS encoding DNA polymerase Y family protein has translation MAEPIRSLVLWIPDWPVVAVRRERAAVGAATREAALGAAEPEAAESEPAMPAGRAAVGAAVPGTVTPGTVTPGSVTSGAATPEAHHLSGADDDLPIAVVEKNLVVACSSAARAEGVRRGQRRRDAQAHCPRLEIVTADAARDHRVFSPLVAAIEQLAPNVQVIRPGLCALRARGPARYYGGESAAADTLRAALLAQGIGDVRVGVADGPFTAEQAARAATRVDDPIRVVQAGRAADFLAPLPVAALVDAASGASIAGDLTHLLSRLGVHTLGAFAALEADRVRERLGERGVHLQSMAAGGDSRPVEPRVPPPELHREVAFDPPVEIAEQAAFGMRVAAEEFIARLDAERLVCTELRVELRGDRGERSERVWLHPGTFDAPAVIDRVRWQLAEEQQFRSGVTRVRIAPEAVDDAAHHVAGLFGAGEREKVHHALSRVQAILGHRGVVTPVVGGGRWLEERQVLVPWGDRATTARDPSRPWPGSLPSPLPTTVYAQPRPADVRDARGERVSVDARGVLSAPPAAIAVEGARRGVLSWAGPWPVIEREWDAVRRRVAHRFQVVDAAQEAWLLVHEEAGWSAEAKYD, from the coding sequence ATGGCCGAACCCATCCGCAGTCTCGTGCTCTGGATCCCCGACTGGCCGGTCGTGGCGGTGCGCCGTGAGCGTGCCGCCGTTGGTGCGGCGACGCGCGAGGCGGCCCTTGGTGCGGCGGAGCCCGAGGCGGCAGAGTCGGAGCCGGCGATGCCCGCTGGCAGGGCAGCGGTGGGAGCGGCGGTGCCCGGCACCGTGACGCCCGGCACCGTGACGCCCGGCAGCGTGACGTCCGGCGCAGCAACGCCCGAGGCGCATCACCTCAGCGGCGCGGACGATGATCTGCCGATCGCGGTGGTCGAGAAGAACCTGGTCGTGGCGTGTTCGTCGGCGGCCCGTGCCGAAGGGGTGCGGCGGGGGCAGCGCCGGCGTGACGCGCAGGCGCACTGCCCGCGGCTCGAGATCGTGACGGCCGATGCGGCGCGCGACCACCGGGTCTTCTCGCCGTTGGTCGCCGCGATCGAGCAGCTCGCCCCGAACGTGCAGGTGATTCGTCCCGGGCTCTGCGCCCTTCGCGCCCGGGGGCCCGCCCGGTACTACGGCGGCGAGTCGGCGGCGGCCGACACGCTCCGGGCGGCGCTGCTCGCGCAGGGCATCGGCGATGTGCGGGTCGGGGTCGCCGACGGTCCGTTCACGGCCGAGCAGGCGGCGCGGGCGGCGACCCGTGTCGATGATCCGATCCGGGTGGTGCAGGCGGGTCGTGCCGCAGACTTCCTCGCGCCGCTGCCGGTCGCGGCGCTCGTCGATGCCGCATCCGGCGCGTCGATCGCGGGCGATCTGACGCACCTGCTCTCGCGGCTGGGCGTGCACACGCTGGGGGCGTTCGCCGCGCTTGAGGCCGACCGGGTGCGCGAGCGGCTGGGCGAGCGCGGCGTGCACCTGCAGTCGATGGCGGCGGGGGGAGACTCCCGGCCGGTGGAGCCGCGAGTGCCGCCGCCCGAGTTGCATCGCGAGGTCGCGTTCGATCCGCCCGTCGAGATCGCCGAACAGGCGGCGTTCGGCATGCGTGTAGCGGCCGAGGAGTTCATCGCCCGCCTCGACGCCGAGCGCCTGGTCTGCACCGAGCTGCGCGTCGAGTTGCGCGGCGACCGCGGCGAACGCAGCGAGCGGGTATGGCTGCATCCGGGCACGTTCGATGCGCCCGCGGTAATCGACCGGGTGCGCTGGCAGCTGGCCGAGGAACAGCAGTTCCGGAGCGGTGTGACTCGCGTGCGGATCGCTCCCGAGGCGGTCGATGACGCGGCTCATCACGTCGCCGGGCTGTTCGGGGCGGGGGAACGCGAGAAGGTGCACCACGCCCTCTCGCGCGTGCAGGCGATTCTCGGGCATCGTGGGGTCGTGACGCCGGTCGTCGGCGGCGGGCGCTGGCTCGAGGAACGCCAGGTGCTCGTGCCGTGGGGAGACCGGGCGACGACGGCGCGTGATCCGTCCCGCCCGTGGCCGGGGTCGCTTCCCTCGCCGCTGCCCACGACCGTGTACGCCCAGCCGCGCCCGGCCGACGTGCGAGACGCGCGGGGCGAGCGCGTGTCGGTCGATGCCCGCGGTGTGTTGTCGGCGCCACCCGCCGCGATCGCCGTCGAGGGTGCCCGGCGCGGGGTGCTCTCGTGGGCGGGGCCGTGGCCGGTCATCGAGCGGGAGTGGGATGCGGTGCGCCGCCGCGTCGCACACCGGTTCCAGGTCGTCGACGCCGCCCAAGAGGCGTGGCTGCTCGTGCACGAAGAAGCGGGGTGGAGCGCCGAGGCGAAGTACGACTGA
- a CDS encoding cysteine hydrolase family protein, with the protein MTRALLVIDMQRGFDDLTFWGPTANPACEANVAALIAAWTANDEPIVIVRHDSVSPGSPLHPDSPGNALVDAVAAAPAALRISKAVNSAFYGDQDLHAWLTAQAIDEVVVCGIQTNMCVETTARMAGNLGYDTTVVLDATRTFDLSAEISGLGTVTRSAAELMADTALVLQQGGFARIRTTAELAG; encoded by the coding sequence ATGACTCGAGCTCTCCTGGTGATCGACATGCAGCGCGGCTTCGACGACCTGACGTTCTGGGGACCGACCGCGAACCCGGCATGCGAGGCGAACGTCGCCGCACTGATCGCCGCGTGGACCGCGAACGACGAACCGATCGTGATCGTGCGTCACGATTCCGTGTCACCGGGCTCGCCGCTGCATCCGGATTCTCCGGGCAATGCGCTCGTCGACGCAGTTGCGGCCGCACCGGCGGCCCTCCGCATCTCGAAGGCCGTGAACTCGGCGTTCTACGGTGATCAGGATCTGCACGCGTGGCTCACCGCGCAGGCGATCGACGAGGTTGTGGTGTGCGGCATCCAGACCAACATGTGCGTGGAGACGACGGCGCGGATGGCGGGAAACCTCGGCTACGACACGACCGTGGTGCTCGACGCGACGCGCACCTTCGATCTCTCCGCCGAGATCTCCGGTCTCGGCACCGTGACCCGTTCGGCGGCCGAGCTGATGGCCGATACCGCCCTGGTGTTGCAGCAGGGTGGGTTCGCCCGCATCCGCACGACGGCAGAACTCGCCGGCTGA
- a CDS encoding HNH endonuclease, with protein MRTLVLNAGYEPLAVVSFKRALVLVMNEKATIIEQIDEDPVWGTSQVYDRPAVIVLTRYVRIPGGQSVPVTRRGVLRRDGHRCAYCGKAASTIDHVQPRSRGGKDTWENLVACCLRCNNVKGDRTPQEMSWSLRMVPGVPRGGQWTVRGTERADPCWEPYLALAA; from the coding sequence ATGCGCACACTGGTGCTGAATGCGGGCTACGAGCCATTGGCCGTGGTCTCCTTCAAACGAGCCCTCGTGCTCGTGATGAACGAGAAAGCCACGATCATCGAGCAGATCGACGAAGACCCCGTCTGGGGCACGTCGCAGGTCTATGACCGTCCTGCCGTGATCGTCTTGACGCGCTACGTGCGCATCCCGGGAGGGCAGAGCGTGCCGGTCACGCGCCGTGGCGTGCTGCGTCGCGACGGTCACCGCTGCGCGTACTGCGGCAAGGCGGCCTCGACGATCGATCACGTGCAGCCGCGCTCTCGCGGCGGCAAGGACACGTGGGAGAACCTCGTGGCCTGCTGTCTGCGCTGCAACAACGTGAAAGGTGACCGCACGCCGCAGGAGATGTCGTGGTCGTTGCGGATGGTGCCGGGCGTGCCGCGCGGCGGACAGTGGACCGTGCGCGGCACCGAGCGCGCCGACCCGTGCTGGGAGCCGTACCTGGCTCTCGCCGCCTGA
- a CDS encoding M23 family metallopeptidase — protein MADQNDASSSAPDADAASPATSRRGMRDVARSAKRRVARTSTTIVRSGRPASARSALGQSFRKPLRSVVILSMVGGLVATVALPAYAALNPTTDAVTIEQVAAENAQSLVIASDVTTTELSRDSYSATTSEEIEKKKAAEAAAARAATAASSASAASVSRASVDLTMVAPGSGTVRWPVDMSAIRVGRGFGADGYHQGVDLLGAQGTPEYAAAAGTVRVAGNYYGYGNAVVLDSVINGQTVSTTYGHMMNGGVLVTPGQYVEAGQIIGLMGSTGSSTANHLHFEVRLNGGNVDPYAWLLSNAG, from the coding sequence TTGGCTGATCAGAACGACGCGTCATCGAGCGCACCCGACGCCGACGCGGCGAGTCCTGCGACCAGTCGCCGCGGAATGCGCGACGTCGCACGCTCGGCGAAGCGTCGAGTGGCTCGTACCTCGACGACGATCGTCCGGTCCGGCCGCCCCGCATCCGCCCGCTCGGCTCTCGGCCAGAGCTTCCGCAAGCCGCTGCGCAGCGTCGTCATCCTGAGCATGGTCGGTGGCCTCGTCGCCACGGTCGCGCTGCCCGCCTACGCCGCGTTGAACCCGACGACCGATGCCGTCACGATCGAGCAGGTCGCCGCCGAGAACGCGCAGTCCCTGGTCATCGCGTCCGACGTCACGACCACCGAGCTCTCCCGCGACAGCTACTCCGCGACGACGTCCGAAGAGATCGAGAAGAAGAAGGCCGCTGAGGCTGCCGCAGCGCGCGCCGCAACCGCCGCCTCTTCCGCATCCGCTGCATCCGTCTCCCGCGCCTCGGTAGACCTCACGATGGTCGCCCCGGGAAGCGGCACCGTGCGCTGGCCGGTCGACATGTCGGCCATCCGCGTGGGTCGTGGATTCGGCGCCGACGGCTACCACCAGGGCGTCGACCTCCTCGGCGCGCAGGGCACCCCCGAGTACGCGGCCGCCGCCGGAACCGTGCGGGTCGCCGGCAACTACTACGGCTACGGCAACGCGGTCGTGCTCGACAGCGTGATCAACGGCCAGACCGTTTCCACCACGTACGGCCACATGATGAACGGCGGCGTTCTCGTGACGCCCGGCCAGTACGTCGAAGCCGGTCAGATCATCGGCCTGATGGGCAGCACCGGTTCGTCCACGGCCAACCACCTGCACTTCGAGGTGCGGCTGAACGGCGGCAACGTCGACCCGTACGCCTGGCTGCTCTCCAACGCCGGCTGA
- a CDS encoding metal-dependent transcriptional regulator has protein sequence MTDLIDTTEMYLRTILELEEENIIPLRARISERLGHSGPTVSQTIGRMERDGLVIVSDDRSLELTGAGRQKAVDVMRKHRLAERLLSDVIGLDWAYVHEEACRWEHVMSEQVERRLVELLGHPTESPYGNPIPGLDQLGDLPSVTFEDGVVGLVRAIEAAGGPIQGTVRRLAEPAQVDPELLQQLRAAGVMPGAAGSYRFNEGYVLVEMDGSDEGLELPVEVAGHIFLVDESR, from the coding sequence ATGACCGATCTCATCGACACCACCGAGATGTATCTGCGCACGATCCTCGAGCTCGAGGAGGAGAACATCATTCCTCTGCGCGCGCGGATCTCGGAGCGCCTCGGGCACTCCGGCCCGACCGTTTCGCAGACGATCGGGCGGATGGAGCGCGACGGCCTCGTCATCGTCTCGGACGACCGCTCGCTCGAGCTCACCGGAGCCGGTCGGCAGAAGGCCGTCGACGTGATGCGCAAGCACCGTCTCGCCGAGCGTCTGCTCAGCGACGTCATCGGGCTCGACTGGGCCTACGTGCACGAAGAGGCGTGCCGCTGGGAGCACGTGATGAGCGAGCAGGTCGAGCGCCGCCTCGTCGAGTTGCTCGGGCACCCCACCGAATCGCCGTACGGCAACCCGATCCCCGGCCTCGACCAGTTGGGCGATCTGCCGTCGGTCACGTTCGAGGACGGCGTGGTCGGACTGGTCCGGGCGATCGAGGCTGCCGGGGGTCCGATCCAGGGCACGGTGCGCCGCCTCGCCGAGCCGGCGCAGGTCGATCCGGAGCTGCTGCAGCAGCTGCGCGCCGCGGGCGTCATGCCGGGAGCCGCCGGTTCGTACCGCTTCAACGAGGGCTACGTCCTCGTGGAGATGGACGGTTCCGACGAGGGCCTGGAGCTGCCGGTCGAGGTCGCGGGTCACATCTTCCTGGTCGACGAGAGCCGCTGA
- the serC gene encoding phosphoserine transaminase, producing the protein MSHVVLPREILPADGRFGCGPSKIRPEQLAALADAGAVALGTSHRQAPVKNLVASVRSGLSELLRLPNGYEIIVGNGGSTAFWDAAAFGLIERRAQNLVFGEFGGKFASAAAAPWLEAPDVRKAAPGTSATPEAVEGVDVYAWPHNETSTGVSTEIRRVQADAGALTVIDATSAAGGIDFSVTESDVYYFAPQKNLGSDGGLWFAAVSPAAIERIERIAASGRYIPEFLSLKNALDNSRLQQTLNTPALATLVLLDSQLSWIIGNGGLQWADARTHESSDALYAWAEASAVATPFVANPADRSPVVVTIDFDETVDAAALAASLRQNGIVDTEPYRKLGRNQLRVATFTSIDPEDVRQLIRCIDFTLENS; encoded by the coding sequence ATGTCCCACGTCGTGCTTCCCCGCGAGATCCTGCCCGCCGACGGACGCTTCGGCTGCGGCCCGTCCAAGATCCGCCCGGAGCAGCTGGCCGCTCTGGCCGACGCCGGCGCGGTCGCGCTCGGCACCTCGCATCGCCAGGCCCCGGTGAAGAATCTGGTCGCGAGCGTTCGCTCGGGCCTCTCCGAACTGCTGCGACTGCCGAACGGCTACGAGATCATCGTCGGCAACGGCGGCTCGACCGCGTTCTGGGACGCCGCCGCCTTCGGGCTGATCGAGCGGCGGGCGCAGAACCTCGTCTTCGGCGAGTTCGGCGGCAAGTTCGCCTCCGCCGCAGCCGCCCCCTGGCTGGAGGCCCCCGACGTCCGCAAGGCCGCCCCGGGAACGAGCGCGACCCCCGAGGCCGTCGAGGGCGTCGACGTCTACGCCTGGCCGCACAACGAGACGTCCACCGGCGTGTCCACCGAGATCCGTCGCGTGCAGGCGGATGCGGGCGCCCTCACCGTCATCGACGCGACGAGCGCCGCCGGCGGCATCGACTTCTCCGTCACCGAGAGCGATGTGTACTACTTCGCGCCGCAGAAGAACCTGGGCTCCGACGGCGGCCTGTGGTTCGCCGCGGTCTCGCCGGCCGCGATCGAACGCATCGAGCGGATCGCCGCATCCGGACGCTACATCCCCGAGTTCCTCAGCCTGAAGAATGCGCTCGACAACTCGCGCCTGCAGCAGACGCTCAACACCCCGGCGCTCGCGACGCTCGTGCTGCTCGACTCGCAGCTGTCGTGGATCATCGGCAACGGCGGGCTGCAGTGGGCCGATGCGCGCACGCACGAATCCTCCGACGCGCTGTACGCGTGGGCGGAGGCATCAGCGGTGGCGACGCCGTTCGTGGCGAACCCGGCCGACCGCTCGCCGGTTGTCGTGACGATCGACTTCGATGAGACGGTGGATGCGGCTGCCCTCGCCGCGAGCCTTCGCCAGAACGGCATCGTCGACACGGAGCCGTACCGCAAGCTCGGCCGCAACCAGCTGCGCGTCGCGACGTTCACCTCGATCGATCCCGAAGACGTGCGTCAGCTGATCCGCTGCATCGACTTCACGCTCGAGAACAGCTGA
- a CDS encoding DUF3027 domain-containing protein: MTSTPDSDAPEGVQGDSLNEGDARNETADVSASEADAEIAEDVVEVLEAAGEIVETAEAEEELEAAEVVETAEAIVQTPAEPDPRLLAAHDLALEALHEITPAATVGPAADYAVEPGGAVSLRFHNRLPGYPGWYWTVTLAVVEGSEPTVLEVELMPGAGALLAPEWVPWATRLAEYHVQQAALAEAAGAADDESDDSESDEDSDEESDDLDDFDDTDASDFDEDGSSILHAGDVDGVDIDELDEDADDEDDEDDAR; this comes from the coding sequence ATGACCTCGACGCCTGATTCCGATGCGCCCGAGGGCGTGCAGGGTGACTCTCTGAACGAGGGCGACGCTCGGAACGAGACCGCCGACGTCTCGGCGTCCGAGGCGGATGCGGAGATCGCCGAGGACGTCGTCGAGGTGCTCGAGGCTGCCGGCGAGATCGTCGAGACGGCCGAGGCCGAAGAAGAACTCGAGGCCGCCGAGGTCGTCGAGACCGCCGAGGCGATCGTGCAGACGCCCGCCGAGCCCGATCCGCGGCTCCTCGCTGCGCATGATCTCGCGCTCGAGGCGCTGCACGAGATCACTCCCGCCGCGACCGTCGGCCCTGCCGCGGATTACGCGGTCGAGCCGGGCGGCGCCGTCTCCCTCCGCTTCCACAACCGGCTTCCCGGGTACCCGGGCTGGTACTGGACCGTGACGCTCGCCGTCGTCGAAGGCTCCGAGCCGACCGTGCTCGAGGTCGAGCTGATGCCTGGCGCGGGCGCGCTCCTGGCTCCCGAGTGGGTGCCGTGGGCCACGCGTCTGGCCGAGTACCACGTGCAGCAGGCCGCTCTGGCCGAAGCCGCGGGCGCCGCGGATGACGAGAGCGACGACTCCGAGAGCGACGAGGACTCCGACGAGGAGTCGGACGACCTCGACGACTTCGACGACACGGATGCATCCGACTTTGACGAGGACGGATCGTCGATCCTGCACGCCGGCGATGTCGACGGTGTCGACATCGACGAGCTCGACGAAGACGCAGACGACGAGGACGACGAGGACGACGCGCGCTAG
- a CDS encoding cold-shock protein — MPTGKVRFYDEEKGFGFITTDDGQDVFLHATALPQGATALKAGARLEFGVADGKRGLQALSVRVLEAPVSLAKRARKPADDMAIIIEDLVKLLDDMGGDLRRGRYPSAAHAKKIAAVLRKVADDLDA, encoded by the coding sequence ATGCCCACCGGCAAGGTCAGGTTCTACGACGAGGAGAAGGGCTTCGGCTTCATCACCACCGATGACGGCCAGGATGTCTTCCTGCACGCCACGGCCCTACCGCAGGGCGCGACGGCTCTGAAGGCGGGTGCCCGGCTCGAGTTCGGCGTCGCCGACGGCAAGCGCGGACTGCAGGCGCTTTCGGTGCGGGTGCTCGAAGCGCCGGTGAGCCTCGCCAAGCGCGCGCGGAAGCCCGCCGACGATATGGCGATCATCATCGAAGACCTCGTGAAGCTTCTCGACGACATGGGCGGCGACCTGCGTCGCGGCCGGTACCCCAGTGCGGCGCACGCCAAGAAGATCGCGGCCGTGCTGCGCAAGGTAGCCGATGACCTCGACGCCTGA
- a CDS encoding multidrug ABC transporter ATPase: MSTPTPTDDVPVRRIDRILAFISLGLLILSVACFLAIMIATATGSDHEDFGTGIWPVVGVIVYIAPPLAFVAMVALIIMAFTRRARANRGN, translated from the coding sequence ATGAGTACACCCACTCCGACCGACGATGTGCCAGTTCGTCGTATCGACCGCATCCTGGCGTTCATCTCTCTCGGTCTGCTCATTCTGTCGGTCGCCTGCTTCCTGGCGATCATGATCGCGACCGCGACGGGTTCGGACCACGAAGATTTCGGTACCGGAATCTGGCCGGTGGTCGGCGTGATCGTCTACATCGCTCCCCCGCTCGCCTTCGTCGCCATGGTCGCGCTGATCATCATGGCTTTCACCCGAAGGGCTCGGGCCAACCGAGGGAACTAA